In the Candidatus Rhodoblastus alkanivorans genome, one interval contains:
- a CDS encoding ArdC family protein, with protein sequence MFKHRHETGSGRASLYDEITTKIISELDAGRLPWVQPWGTAAAKAPLAMPKNAATGRGYSGINVLILWGTVVQHGYPCQSWLTFRQALALGGHVRRGEHGTTVVYADRFIPDDEKQRAGETGEDAQAIPFLKRFTVFNASQCEGLPDDVAVAAPPPEPGLIEPKVAALIKASGIDFRIGGDRAFYVPAQDFVQVPPPQAFFEPINWHRTALHECSHASGASHRLNRDLSGSFGSKKYAFEELVAEISAAFCCAALGIVPTVRHVDYIGSWAEVLREDNRAIVRAASQASKSADFLLGFLPASDELVAATSHDDVEDMTAAA encoded by the coding sequence ATGTTCAAGCACCGCCACGAGACCGGCTCTGGCCGCGCCAGCCTGTATGACGAGATCACCACAAAGATCATCAGCGAGTTGGACGCTGGGCGGCTGCCCTGGGTCCAGCCCTGGGGTACGGCCGCGGCGAAGGCGCCGCTTGCGATGCCGAAGAACGCCGCCACGGGGCGCGGCTATTCCGGCATCAACGTGCTCATTCTCTGGGGCACTGTCGTCCAGCATGGTTATCCCTGCCAGAGCTGGCTGACTTTCCGCCAGGCGCTGGCCCTCGGCGGCCATGTGCGGCGCGGCGAACACGGCACCACTGTCGTTTATGCCGACCGCTTCATCCCCGACGACGAGAAGCAACGCGCCGGCGAGACCGGCGAGGATGCGCAGGCCATTCCGTTCCTAAAGCGCTTCACGGTCTTCAACGCTTCGCAATGCGAGGGGCTTCCCGACGATGTCGCGGTCGCCGCTCCACCGCCCGAGCCGGGCCTGATCGAGCCCAAGGTAGCGGCGCTTATTAAGGCGAGCGGCATCGACTTTCGCATCGGAGGCGATCGCGCCTTCTACGTACCCGCGCAGGACTTCGTGCAGGTGCCGCCGCCCCAAGCCTTCTTCGAGCCGATCAATTGGCATCGAACCGCCCTTCACGAATGCTCACACGCCAGTGGAGCGTCGCATCGCCTGAACCGCGACCTTTCAGGCTCCTTCGGTTCGAAGAAGTACGCCTTCGAGGAGTTGGTCGCCGAAATCTCGGCGGCGTTCTGCTGCGCGGCCCTCGGCATCGTCCCGACCGTGCGGCACGTCGACTACATCGGCTCCTGGGCCGAGGTTCTGCGTGAAGACAACCGCGCCATTGTCCGCGCCGCGTCTCAGGCGAGCAAGTCAGCGGACTTCCTGCTCGGCTTCCTACCCGCGAGCGACGAGCTCGTGGCTGCAACCTCCCATGACGACGTCGAAGACATGACGGCGGCGGCGTGA
- a CDS encoding DUF6361 family protein, translated as MALFQERETRDELGLGAIRDSIADHLFPGTSTIQTRLRYMLFIPWLYRALEKRQVPEAQLRAEARDTEIRLADALKTGGESNGIIGRDAGPRLQRLPSSVYWAGLGAWGVRVFPGSLDSLFVALRGRGRSHGASSGEDALAGAQTPTVWNPALPQPPSDLLERAVFRLTTDEAQFLIDRLVASQPAALLTMLAREGIDADCDYIWTHPHLSAFPAAARRLVQHGEIFSHVMYGAALLYNLALSELRQRNDWIDDYRERLADWSDELDPGAVRAWSLDDFWNFVEHPAHAVRPAAKRFVTEWRELVLAGTEQVIASPAARQLVEERERRLKTSQSRYANHAVRDRWTGASGADRLTFRWAQAKSHLRDLAHAE; from the coding sequence ATGGCGCTCTTTCAGGAGCGCGAGACCCGTGACGAGCTGGGGCTTGGCGCGATCCGGGATTCCATCGCCGATCACCTGTTTCCGGGCACGAGCACGATCCAGACCCGCCTGCGCTACATGCTGTTCATACCGTGGCTCTATCGGGCGCTGGAGAAACGCCAAGTCCCCGAGGCGCAGCTCCGCGCCGAGGCGCGCGACACCGAGATCCGGCTTGCCGACGCCTTGAAAACCGGCGGCGAGTCCAACGGCATCATCGGCCGCGATGCGGGACCGCGGCTCCAGCGGCTGCCCAGCTCGGTCTATTGGGCGGGGCTGGGCGCGTGGGGCGTGCGGGTTTTTCCGGGCTCGCTCGACAGCCTGTTCGTCGCCTTGCGCGGCCGCGGCCGTTCGCACGGCGCCTCCAGCGGCGAAGACGCCCTGGCCGGCGCCCAGACGCCCACTGTCTGGAACCCGGCCTTGCCGCAGCCGCCAAGCGACCTGCTCGAGCGCGCCGTCTTCCGCCTGACCACGGACGAGGCGCAGTTCCTCATCGACCGCCTGGTCGCCAGCCAACCGGCGGCGCTGCTCACGATGCTGGCGCGTGAAGGCATCGATGCGGACTGCGACTATATCTGGACCCATCCTCACCTGTCGGCGTTTCCGGCCGCCGCGCGCCGCCTCGTCCAGCACGGAGAAATATTCTCCCATGTGATGTACGGCGCGGCGCTGCTCTACAATCTCGCGCTCAGCGAGCTGCGCCAGCGCAACGACTGGATCGACGACTATCGCGAACGGCTTGCGGACTGGAGCGACGAACTCGATCCCGGCGCCGTCCGCGCATGGTCGCTCGATGATTTCTGGAACTTCGTCGAGCACCCCGCGCACGCTGTCCGGCCAGCCGCCAAGCGCTTTGTGACCGAGTGGCGCGAGCTGGTTCTGGCCGGGACGGAGCAGGTGATCGCGTCGCCTGCGGCGCGGCAACTTGTCGAAGAGCGCGAGCGCCGGCTGAAAACCAGCCAGTCCCGCTACGCCAATCACGCCGTGCGCGACCGCTGGACCGGCGCATCCGGCGCCGACCGCCTCACCTTCCGTTGGGCGCAGGCCAAATCGCACCTGCGGGATCTCGCCCATGCTGAATAG
- a CDS encoding helicase-related protein, with protein MPNERFRADAALAPLKVFQRRTVDYVFDRLYGEDDPVRQFLVADEVGLGKTMVARGVIARMIEHLWDSTKRIDILYICSNQAIAAQNLNRLNVLGRRELALPTRMTLVPLQLRDQVGLDANKVNFISLTPGTTFDLRSATGVTQERALLQHLLHDLVSRPRGLHNLLQVTAGIDGWNRAVDTLTLEGVDKSIIERFRRDVQADRDLFEELERVCELFPRRRDSYPPEMTQPRNSLVARLRAKLSHACVDALQPDLIIMDEFQRFRDLLHGDSDAAILARELFDYSGGDGHAARTLLLSATPYRMLTLAGDEPDEGDHYQDFLETLSFLYGREKGPEVAATLSREMRAFRSLLHTLPQSHAAAVEARQAIEQRLRKVIARTERVASTIERDSMMSEPAITVSVDPADLAQASALSQVARTLDAPEIIEYWKSAPYLLNFMRHYSLKQLLTEEAEAPSAPLRDAIQAARPTMLDHDAIDAYAPLEPANGRMRAIMDDIFGQRLEQNLWIPAAMPYYGDARSGTPLTKALIFSAWSMVPDAIAALLSYEAERRMGVGEAGRRYFEQHRLRPLQFRQDQGRLVGLRALLLIYPSPALAELADPLAVFSETETALSQEDMRAAIVDRLKPALEALRKGAASRQDANSAEWAAPAVVDDLLGARSRAWLETPHGMRALASEDAFQDHVAELAAAVKAHDIGASSADLPDLLVDVALGSPAVCALRALKRIAPELAWDDPRLLSAAAEVAWSFRALFNQHDAVALLRRDTDDHYWRRVLVYCAEHNLQAVLDEYAHYLVDAEGLGARPAEERAFGVARAMAQALAIRPSQIDVDDVHVDGEALAISKFQMRGRFAMRLADYKDEDGAVARLGGVRDAFNSPFRPFVLATTSVGQEGLDFHPYCYRVYHWNLPGNPVDLEQREGRVHRFKGHAVRLNLAERQAGVVRGYGQAPDDPWKLMFERARSEAAVDTDLIPYWIYEGSVRVERRVPMLPFSREVTRLAWLKRSLTVYRLAFGQPRQDDLLDYLQTLAGEGMDPSLLGDLQIRLEPGLPSGSEP; from the coding sequence ATGCCGAATGAACGGTTCCGCGCCGACGCGGCGCTCGCGCCTCTCAAGGTCTTTCAGCGGCGCACCGTCGACTATGTCTTCGACCGGCTCTACGGCGAGGACGATCCTGTCCGCCAGTTCCTGGTCGCCGACGAAGTCGGCCTCGGCAAGACGATGGTGGCGCGCGGCGTCATCGCCCGCATGATCGAGCACCTGTGGGACAGCACCAAGCGGATCGACATCCTCTACATCTGCTCGAACCAGGCGATCGCCGCCCAGAACCTCAATCGGCTGAACGTCCTCGGGCGGCGCGAGCTGGCCCTGCCGACCCGCATGACCCTGGTTCCCCTGCAATTGCGCGATCAGGTCGGCCTCGACGCAAACAAGGTGAACTTCATCAGCCTGACGCCGGGCACGACCTTCGATCTGCGCTCCGCGACGGGCGTGACGCAGGAACGCGCCCTGTTGCAACATCTCCTGCACGACCTCGTTTCGCGCCCGCGGGGCCTGCACAATCTGTTGCAGGTCACGGCCGGCATCGACGGCTGGAACCGTGCGGTGGATACGCTCACCCTCGAAGGCGTCGACAAGAGCATCATCGAGCGCTTCCGCCGCGACGTGCAGGCGGATCGCGACCTCTTCGAGGAACTCGAACGGGTCTGCGAACTCTTCCCGCGTCGCCGGGACAGCTATCCCCCGGAGATGACGCAGCCGCGCAACAGCCTGGTCGCCCGGCTGCGCGCCAAGCTCTCCCATGCCTGCGTGGACGCGCTGCAACCCGACCTGATCATCATGGACGAGTTCCAGCGGTTTCGGGATCTGCTGCACGGCGACAGCGATGCGGCGATCCTCGCGCGCGAACTGTTCGACTACTCGGGCGGCGACGGGCACGCCGCCCGCACCCTGCTGCTCTCCGCCACGCCCTATCGGATGCTCACGCTCGCCGGCGACGAGCCCGACGAAGGCGACCACTATCAGGATTTCCTCGAAACCCTGAGCTTCCTCTATGGCCGCGAAAAAGGGCCGGAGGTGGCAGCCACGCTCTCGCGCGAGATGCGCGCTTTCCGCAGCCTTCTGCATACCCTGCCGCAATCGCACGCTGCAGCGGTTGAGGCGCGCCAGGCCATCGAACAGCGCCTGCGCAAAGTGATTGCCCGAACCGAGCGGGTCGCGTCCACGATCGAACGCGACTCCATGATGAGCGAGCCCGCCATCACGGTCTCGGTCGACCCCGCCGATCTCGCGCAGGCGTCGGCCTTGTCGCAAGTGGCCCGCACGCTCGATGCGCCGGAGATCATCGAATACTGGAAATCCGCCCCTTACCTGCTCAACTTCATGCGCCACTACAGCCTGAAGCAGCTTCTGACGGAGGAGGCGGAGGCGCCCTCGGCGCCCCTCCGAGACGCCATCCAGGCCGCTCGGCCGACCATGCTCGATCACGACGCTATCGACGCCTATGCGCCGCTGGAGCCGGCCAATGGCCGCATGCGCGCGATCATGGACGACATCTTCGGCCAGCGTCTCGAACAGAATCTCTGGATACCTGCCGCCATGCCCTATTACGGCGACGCGCGATCCGGCACGCCGCTGACCAAGGCGCTGATATTTTCGGCCTGGTCCATGGTGCCCGACGCGATTGCAGCCCTGCTGTCCTATGAAGCCGAACGGCGCATGGGCGTCGGCGAAGCCGGCCGACGCTATTTCGAGCAACATCGTCTGCGCCCCTTGCAGTTCCGACAGGATCAGGGGCGGCTTGTGGGTTTGCGCGCGCTGCTCCTGATCTATCCATCGCCGGCTCTGGCCGAGCTGGCCGATCCGCTCGCGGTTTTCAGTGAAACCGAGACCGCCCTGTCGCAGGAGGACATGCGCGCCGCCATCGTCGACCGCCTCAAGCCCGCCCTCGAGGCTCTGCGAAAAGGGGCGGCGTCGCGGCAGGACGCCAACAGCGCCGAGTGGGCCGCTCCCGCCGTGGTCGATGACCTGCTGGGCGCGCGGTCCCGCGCCTGGCTGGAGACGCCCCATGGCATGCGCGCCCTGGCGAGCGAAGACGCCTTTCAGGATCATGTCGCCGAGCTTGCGGCGGCGGTGAAGGCGCACGACATCGGCGCATCGTCCGCCGATCTTCCAGACCTGCTGGTCGACGTGGCGCTCGGCAGTCCGGCCGTCTGCGCGCTTCGCGCCCTCAAGCGGATCGCGCCCGAGCTGGCGTGGGACGACCCGCGCCTGCTCAGCGCCGCCGCTGAAGTCGCTTGGTCGTTCAGGGCGCTGTTCAACCAGCATGACGCGGTCGCCCTGCTGCGGCGGGATACCGACGATCACTATTGGCGCCGCGTGCTGGTCTATTGCGCCGAGCACAACCTACAGGCCGTCCTGGACGAATACGCCCACTACCTTGTCGATGCCGAAGGTCTCGGAGCCCGCCCGGCCGAGGAACGCGCCTTCGGCGTCGCGCGCGCCATGGCCCAGGCCCTGGCCATCCGCCCGTCGCAGATCGATGTCGATGACGTGCATGTCGATGGCGAGGCCCTCGCCATCAGCAAATTCCAGATGCGTGGACGCTTCGCGATGCGGCTCGCCGACTACAAGGACGAGGATGGCGCCGTCGCCCGGCTCGGAGGCGTGCGCGATGCGTTCAACTCGCCGTTCCGGCCGTTCGTTCTCGCCACCACGTCGGTCGGCCAGGAGGGGCTGGATTTCCATCCCTATTGCTATCGCGTCTATCACTGGAACCTGCCGGGCAACCCAGTGGACCTCGAACAGCGGGAAGGCCGCGTCCACCGCTTCAAGGGGCACGCCGTGCGCCTCAACCTGGCCGAGCGCCAAGCCGGTGTCGTCAGGGGCTATGGGCAGGCGCCTGACGATCCGTGGAAGCTGATGTTCGAGCGCGCGCGATCCGAGGCGGCGGTCGACACAGATCTCATCCCTTATTGGATCTACGAAGGTTCCGTGAGGGTCGAACGGCGCGTGCCGATGTTGCCGTTCAGCCGGGAAGTCACGCGACTCGCTTGGCTCAAACGCAGCCTCACGGTCTATCGCCTGGCCTTTGGTCAACCGCGGCAGGACGATCTGCTCGACTATCTGCAAACTCTCGCCGGCGAGGGCATGGACCCAAGCCTGCTCGGCGATCTGCAAATTCGGCTCGAACCAGGACTTCCTAGCGGGTCAGAACCATAG
- a CDS encoding phospholipase D family protein, which produces MLNRRSLDPEQRTLYGANLQPPAGYVFDAAVATTFSLDFETALAVPVSLALFAAENRDEILSHPLALLEGAERIAGRLVVFTDAGHIQASVRPHSRLCSLLERIVVEVSAPHGGAFHPKMWALRFTPLRPEDPARLRLLILSRNLTRDRSWDIAATLDGVISKQPKAINRPVADFLRQLPDLATVGAPDGTKTLVDELAEDIRRAEWSLPEPFESVSFAVNGLGGKPWRPEPCVRLGVVSPFCDDQTLSLLAGLPSAEKPIFIGRSDELAQVSGATLDGFARVAVLDEMAATEDGEETDATALQGLHAKAFVAERGWDTAITVGSGNATRPALLTGGNVEIFATLTGKRSRVGSVEEILGEKGFGRLTRPFVRDEMNTADAAQRAAEARLDMARREICQSGLTLRCERAEPNADGAPAWRVWLAPAKPLSLAGIGVLQVWPITRGEGHARDVLGPLRQGQPVDLGAMPLVDLTRFLACHLTDETENVSVLFSTGLMIEGLPAERHAAILRWVIDSKDAFFRYLRLLLSELGDPFAAALAAQDGSGQGAWRAANDDAPILEEMVRAFCRGGDQLRAIERLIARLETGDGADTDPIPTEFRALWNTFRVALATQDAAHAE; this is translated from the coding sequence ATGCTGAATAGGCGCAGTCTCGATCCCGAACAGCGAACCCTCTACGGCGCCAATCTCCAGCCGCCGGCGGGCTACGTCTTCGACGCGGCGGTCGCCACGACCTTCTCGCTCGACTTCGAGACCGCGCTCGCCGTGCCGGTCAGTCTGGCGCTGTTCGCCGCAGAGAATCGCGACGAGATCCTTTCGCATCCCCTGGCGCTCTTGGAAGGTGCCGAGCGCATCGCCGGCCGCCTCGTTGTCTTCACCGACGCCGGCCACATCCAGGCGAGCGTCCGTCCCCATTCCCGCCTTTGCTCGCTGCTCGAACGCATCGTGGTCGAGGTCTCCGCCCCTCACGGCGGCGCCTTCCACCCCAAGATGTGGGCGCTGCGCTTCACGCCGTTGCGGCCCGAAGACCCGGCGCGCCTGCGCCTGCTCATCCTCTCCCGAAACCTTACGCGCGACCGCTCCTGGGATATTGCCGCCACCCTCGACGGGGTGATCTCCAAGCAGCCCAAAGCCATCAACCGCCCGGTCGCCGACTTCCTTCGCCAGCTCCCCGACCTGGCGACCGTCGGCGCTCCCGACGGTACGAAGACCCTTGTCGACGAGCTGGCCGAAGACATACGGCGCGCCGAATGGAGCTTGCCCGAGCCATTCGAGAGCGTCTCCTTCGCGGTCAACGGCCTCGGCGGCAAGCCGTGGCGCCCGGAACCTTGCGTGCGGCTGGGCGTGGTCTCGCCCTTTTGCGATGACCAGACCTTGTCGCTGCTCGCCGGCCTGCCCAGCGCCGAAAAGCCGATCTTCATCGGACGCTCCGACGAACTCGCGCAGGTGTCCGGCGCCACGCTGGACGGCTTCGCGCGCGTGGCCGTGCTCGACGAGATGGCGGCCACGGAAGATGGCGAGGAGACCGACGCAACGGCCTTGCAAGGGCTCCACGCAAAGGCGTTCGTCGCCGAGCGCGGCTGGGACACCGCGATCACGGTCGGCTCAGGAAACGCCACGCGCCCGGCGCTGCTGACGGGCGGCAATGTCGAGATCTTCGCGACCCTGACCGGCAAGCGGTCGCGGGTCGGCAGCGTCGAGGAAATCCTCGGCGAGAAGGGGTTCGGCCGGCTGACGCGGCCTTTCGTCCGCGACGAGATGAACACAGCCGACGCCGCGCAACGCGCGGCCGAGGCGCGATTGGACATGGCCCGGCGAGAGATTTGCCAAAGCGGCCTCACGCTCCGCTGCGAGCGCGCCGAGCCCAACGCCGATGGCGCGCCCGCCTGGCGGGTCTGGCTGGCGCCGGCCAAGCCGTTGTCCCTTGCCGGGATCGGTGTCCTGCAGGTTTGGCCGATCACGCGGGGCGAAGGTCATGCGCGCGATGTGTTGGGTCCTCTTCGGCAGGGACAGCCCGTCGACCTTGGCGCAATGCCGCTGGTCGATCTCACCCGGTTTCTCGCCTGCCATCTGACGGACGAGACGGAGAATGTCTCCGTCCTGTTCAGCACCGGGCTCATGATCGAGGGGCTGCCCGCCGAGCGCCACGCCGCCATCCTGCGCTGGGTGATCGACAGCAAGGACGCCTTCTTCCGTTATCTCCGGTTGCTGCTCTCCGAATTGGGCGATCCCTTCGCCGCCGCGCTGGCGGCGCAGGATGGGTCCGGTCAGGGCGCGTGGCGCGCGGCTAACGACGACGCGCCGATCCTCGAAGAGATGGTTCGCGCCTTCTGCAGGGGCGGCGACCAGCTCCGCGCCATCGAACGGCTGATCGCACGCCTGGAAACCGGCGACGGCGCCGATACCGATCCGATTCCGACCGAGTTCCGCGCGCTCTGGAACACCTTCCGGGTTGCGCTCGCCACGCAGGACGCCGCTCATGCCGAATGA
- a CDS encoding UvrD-helicase domain-containing protein — protein MSSVSKVLKDDGARRDAISLHDRSILVEAGAGSGKTAVMAGRIAVMLAEGVPPRAIAAVTFTELAASELLSRVREFVADLTAGEIAPELRVALPNGLSLAQRDNLAATSAAIDEITCSTIHGFCQRLIKPYPAEADIDPGAGVMDRNQADLTFLEIVDGWLRERLAGGQGGILAEMVLHSPGETVALIHKIAENLRRRRMLSAPPVSPFGGHLTAFRQATADFAGFMDGAAAEPETVAIVQRLAEMATALADGPDPATPAGLVRLLTSRPHPDLCTKAGAFASYRKKGKWAAAAKQAGLSKADGDRLNDAAEVHYTACCDAWVSLVQAAAGHTLAALIDEARPILQRYRDHKRASAQLDFDDLIFAARDLLRDHDDVRHALGQRFAHVLVDEFQDTDPLQTEIFWRLCGEPVDGGDDWTGFRIRPGALFLVGDPKQAIYRFRGADVGAYVQARDAFRAQDPGSLLSISTNFRSCASILTFVNERFEVALSAAGQPGFTALDPFHDDRGGLCVAALDIAVADENGKASAEQQRDAEADAIADLCARLIEGHPIIDRRSGAERPCQPGDIALLAPTGAELWRYEEALERRGVPVATQAGKGLFRRQEVQDLIALTRVLADRRDTLALGALLRGPLVGLTEEELLDIVWGLPRSEEKPDRIPRLDLSIDPAVIGHPLAREVIERLQSLSRRGNSTTPLELLSQAVDVMRVRPLLLERHRGQAERALANVDLYLSLSTGYAVRGLRAFAEAMTAAWSDEARAVEGRPDAQEEAVALFTMHAAKGLEWPIVIPVNTMTGVMAPESAVIDRQTETFYCPVLGVPPEGYDAARDAEKDELDRERIRLWYVAATRARELLVLPRLDATPSKSAWIGLVDLSLAALPGLDVSHLPAGFTATAAGAANAQTRASFAAEAETIAAGQTRLTWLAPSRDENAAGSVLREEEAALWIGSADDQPPELDAAAPVQGGRERGLILHKLMEEVLTGETQEAGATLAQRAAELIRALGRSPVDDPATGLSAQELAACVIRTLALPDIAALRPGLLAEFPVYAAQAVDGVETATAGIADALTLTAEGHPAVVVDWKSDVSPAPGTLDHYRAQVRAYLDMTRAERGLIVLMTSGAVIPVLPTTPTESEAA, from the coding sequence ATGAGCAGCGTGTCCAAGGTGTTGAAGGACGACGGCGCGCGCCGAGACGCAATCAGCCTCCATGATCGGTCGATCCTGGTCGAGGCCGGCGCGGGGTCGGGCAAGACCGCCGTTATGGCCGGCCGCATCGCCGTCATGCTTGCCGAAGGTGTCCCCCCGCGCGCTATCGCCGCCGTCACCTTCACCGAACTCGCCGCAAGCGAGCTGCTGTCGCGCGTCCGGGAGTTTGTCGCCGACCTCACGGCCGGCGAGATTGCACCCGAACTGCGCGTGGCGCTGCCCAATGGTCTGTCCCTGGCCCAGCGCGACAATCTCGCCGCCACCAGCGCCGCGATCGACGAGATCACCTGTTCGACCATCCACGGCTTCTGCCAACGCCTGATCAAGCCCTATCCGGCAGAGGCCGACATCGATCCCGGCGCCGGCGTCATGGATCGCAACCAGGCCGATCTCACCTTCCTCGAAATCGTCGACGGCTGGCTGCGCGAGCGTCTGGCCGGCGGGCAGGGCGGCATCCTGGCCGAAATGGTGCTGCACAGCCCCGGCGAGACCGTGGCGCTCATTCATAAAATCGCCGAGAATCTGCGCCGCCGCCGCATGCTCTCGGCTCCACCTGTCTCCCCGTTTGGCGGCCACCTCACGGCGTTCCGCCAGGCCACCGCCGACTTCGCGGGCTTCATGGATGGCGCGGCGGCCGAGCCGGAAACGGTGGCGATCGTCCAGCGGCTGGCCGAAATGGCGACCGCCTTGGCGGATGGTCCCGATCCGGCAACGCCTGCGGGCCTCGTCCGGCTCCTGACCTCGCGGCCCCATCCGGACCTTTGCACCAAGGCCGGGGCCTTCGCCTCCTACCGCAAGAAGGGCAAATGGGCCGCCGCGGCGAAGCAGGCCGGTCTCTCCAAAGCCGACGGTGACCGGCTGAACGACGCCGCCGAGGTCCACTACACCGCCTGCTGCGACGCCTGGGTCTCGCTTGTGCAGGCCGCCGCTGGTCACACCTTGGCGGCGCTGATCGACGAAGCGCGTCCAATCCTGCAACGCTATCGCGACCACAAGCGCGCGAGCGCCCAACTCGATTTTGACGATCTGATTTTCGCTGCGCGCGATCTGCTGCGCGACCATGACGACGTCCGCCACGCGCTCGGGCAGCGTTTCGCTCACGTCCTCGTCGACGAGTTCCAGGACACCGATCCCCTGCAAACCGAGATCTTCTGGCGCCTTTGCGGCGAGCCGGTAGATGGCGGGGACGACTGGACCGGGTTCCGCATTCGGCCGGGCGCACTCTTCCTGGTCGGCGACCCCAAGCAGGCGATCTATCGCTTCCGGGGCGCCGATGTCGGCGCCTACGTGCAGGCGCGCGACGCATTTCGCGCCCAGGATCCCGGCAGCCTCCTGTCGATCTCCACCAATTTCCGCTCCTGCGCCTCGATCCTCACCTTCGTCAACGAGCGATTCGAGGTCGCGCTCTCGGCAGCCGGGCAGCCGGGCTTCACTGCGCTCGACCCGTTCCATGACGATCGCGGCGGTCTGTGCGTGGCGGCCCTCGACATCGCTGTGGCCGACGAAAACGGCAAGGCCAGCGCCGAGCAGCAGCGTGACGCCGAAGCCGACGCCATCGCCGATCTCTGCGCCCGGCTGATCGAAGGCCACCCCATCATTGATCGTCGCAGCGGAGCAGAGCGCCCCTGCCAGCCGGGCGACATCGCCTTGCTGGCGCCGACCGGCGCGGAGCTGTGGCGTTATGAGGAAGCCTTGGAGCGGCGCGGCGTCCCCGTGGCGACACAGGCCGGCAAGGGGCTGTTCCGCCGCCAGGAGGTCCAGGATCTGATCGCGCTGACCCGCGTCCTGGCCGATCGCCGCGACACGCTGGCGCTCGGCGCGCTGCTCCGCGGGCCTCTGGTCGGCCTCACCGAGGAAGAACTGCTGGACATTGTGTGGGGGCTCCCGCGCTCGGAGGAGAAGCCTGATCGGATTCCGCGTCTGGACCTCAGCATCGACCCCGCCGTCATCGGGCATCCGCTCGCGCGCGAAGTCATCGAGCGGCTGCAATCGCTGTCCCGGCGCGGCAACAGCACGACCCCGCTCGAACTGCTGTCGCAGGCCGTGGACGTGATGCGCGTGCGTCCGCTCCTCCTCGAGCGCCATCGTGGCCAGGCCGAGCGCGCGCTCGCCAATGTCGATCTCTATCTCAGCCTGTCGACCGGCTACGCCGTGCGCGGCCTGCGCGCCTTCGCCGAGGCGATGACGGCGGCTTGGTCCGACGAGGCGCGCGCCGTCGAGGGACGGCCCGACGCACAGGAGGAAGCGGTCGCGCTCTTCACCATGCACGCCGCCAAGGGGCTGGAATGGCCGATCGTCATTCCGGTCAACACCATGACCGGCGTCATGGCGCCCGAGAGCGCGGTCATCGACCGCCAGACGGAGACCTTCTATTGCCCGGTCCTGGGCGTCCCGCCCGAGGGCTACGACGCCGCGCGCGACGCGGAAAAGGACGAGCTGGACCGCGAACGCATCCGGCTCTGGTATGTCGCGGCCACCCGCGCTCGCGAACTCCTCGTCCTGCCCCGGCTCGACGCCACCCCGTCGAAATCCGCCTGGATCGGTCTCGTCGATCTGTCGCTCGCCGCGCTGCCCGGACTGGACGTCTCCCATTTGCCCGCCGGTTTCACGGCGACGGCGGCCGGAGCGGCCAACGCCCAGACGCGCGCGAGCTTCGCGGCCGAAGCCGAAACCATCGCTGCCGGGCAAACACGGCTGACCTGGCTCGCCCCTAGCCGCGACGAAAACGCCGCCGGGAGCGTGCTGCGGGAAGAAGAGGCGGCCCTCTGGATAGGATCGGCCGACGACCAGCCCCCCGAGCTGGACGCCGCCGCCCCGGTGCAGGGCGGCCGCGAACGCGGGCTGATCCTGCACAAGCTCATGGAAGAGGTTCTGACCGGCGAAACCCAGGAGGCCGGAGCCACCCTGGCGCAACGGGCCGCCGAACTCATCCGCGCCCTCGGCCGGTCTCCGGTCGATGACCCGGCGACGGGACTGTCGGCCCAGGAACTGGCGGCCTGTGTCATCAGGACTCTGGCCCTGCCTGACATCGCGGCCTTGCGGCCGGGCCTTCTGGCCGAGTTTCCCGTCTATGCCGCACAGGCGGTCGATGGTGTGGAAACCGCAACGGCCGGGATCGCCGACGCCCTGACCCTGACGGCCGAGGGTCACCCCGCCGTCGTCGTGGACTGGAAAAGCGATGTGTCGCCAGCCCCCGGCACGCTCGATCACTATCGCGCGCAGGTGCGCGCCTATCTCGATATGACCCGCGCCGAGCGCGGGCTGATCGTGCTCATGACCTCGGGCGCGGTCATCCCGGTCCTGCCGACGACGCCGACCGAGAGCGAGGCGGCCTGA